Genomic DNA from Candidatus Hydrogenedentota bacterium:
CAGAGCGCCGCCCTGATGGCCCTGCGAAACATTGCCATGATGCAGGTCGATGAACGCACCTTCTTCGATTTCCTGCGCATCCAGAGTCCCCTCGTCTTTCTCGTCACGCTGTTTGCGGGGTCCGGCATGATCTGCAACGATTTCAGCGATAATCTCATCGAGATCTACTTCTCGAAACCCTTGACCCGTTTGGACTATATCGCCGGGAAAATCGCTACCCTTGTACTGGTAGGGGCCATCCTGACGGCGATTCCAGACATCCTTCTTGTCGTGCTGCACAACCTGCTGGCGCCTGGCAGGGAAACCCTGCGCGAGACGTATTGGATTCCGTTTTCAATCCTGGCATTCTCCGCGTGCATCGTGCTGCCGTGCGTGCTCGGAATCCTGGCCAGTTCGGCGCTTTTCTCGAGCCAGCGGTACGCCGGCATCGCGGTGTTCATGCTCCTGTTTGGCGATTCCGCGCTGGGAAGCGCGCTGCCGGGACTGGTCCGCAATCCCAATTTCTCCGTCTTGTCGCTTCCCATGGCCATCAACCGGATGGGCGAAACATTGTTCAACCAGCCCAAGAAGACCTTTCCCTTGCACTGGGGCTGGTCGGCCCTGGTGATCGCCCTGGTGTGTGCGGCAGCCTATTGGGCGCTGGCCTCGCGAATTCGCCGCGCGGAGCGGGCATCATGAGTGTGGTTATCGAAGCTAAAGAACTCTCTAAATGGTTCGGCGAAGTCGTGGCCGTCAATAATCTCGACGTGACCATCGAATCCGGCGTCACCGGACTGCTTGGCCCCAACGGCGCGGGGAAGAGCACGTTCATCAAGCTGGCTATGGGCTTGTACGGCCCCAGCCGCGGTACAATCAAGGTCTTCGGCCAGTCGCCCCGCAACAACATGGATGTGTTGCGGCGCATCGGCTACTGCCCCGAGTTCGACCGGTTCCCCGACAACACCACGGGATTCGAGTTCGTCTATTGGCTCAACCGGTTCTACGGCCTGACCGGCGGCGAAGCCACCAGACGCGCCGAAGAAGCATGCGAACGCGTCAAGATGACCGACCGCATGGACGATCTAATCGAGACATACAGCCGGGGCATGCGCCAGCGCATCAAGATAGCCCAGGCATTGGCGCCGGCGCCCGAATTGCTCTTTCTGGACGAGCCCATGGCCGGACTCGACCCCGAAGGGCGCGAAGAGCTGTTCGCCCTTATCCGTGCACTCGGCGAGGAAGGCCGCGCCGTCATCGTCTCGAGCCACATCTTATACGAAATCGAACGGGTTACCAGCTACATGGTCTTGCTGCACAACGGTTGTATCCTGGCGCGCGGCAAGGTTCATGACGTGCGCGAACTCATGGACGAGCACCCGCTCGCCGTAACCGTGGAATGCCGCTCGCCACGAGCATTGGCGGCCCATTTTGCGGGAGACGACACAACGTTGAGCATCGAATTCGAGAATGGCCGCGTAACCGTGCGCACAAGAGATCCCAACGGCTTCTTCGACAAATTGAACCGGTTGATTACCGAGAACGCGGCGGAGGTCACGAGTTTTGCTTGTGCGGATGCCGATTTACAGTCGGTATTCCAATATCTGGTGCGGTAGGAGCCCGATGAACGAAGGACACGAAACAGCCCAGAAATCAGCAATCGAGAAAGCCCCGTATATGCGCTTCCTCGGGGCATCGATGCATCACGCCCTCGTGACCACGCTGCGGCGGAAGCGAACCATTCTGGCGGGTGTTATAGCATTGCTGCCCGTTGTGATTCCGCTGCTGTTGACGGTGTTTACGGAGGGCGCCTTCGGCCAAGAGGGCAACAAGCTGTTCGTCATGCTTGTCGAGGACATCTATGTCAAGGCGCTCCTGCCGCTGCTGGCGATGTTTTTCGGCACCATGCTGATCGGAGAAGACGTCGAATCCCAGACCATTCCGTATCTTCTCACTCGGCCGTTTCCCCGGTCGGCCTTGGTTTTAGGGCGATTCGCGGCGTATATGATCATCGCCACCGCGCTGGTCCTCCCCGGGATTTTCCTCACGTTCGCTGCATGCACGGCGCTGGGCAGTTTCTCGTTTTCGCCAGCCAATCTGCGGCTCATGCTCCATTACGATGGCGCGCTGATAATGGGTCTGATGGGTTACGGCGCGTTCTGCATGTGGCTCGGCGCGTTCTTCAAGCGACCTATCATTGTCGGGGTGACGACGCTGTTCGGCTGGCAGCGTCTCGCCTTCTTCGTGCCCGGCCTCATCGATTTCTTTACCATCGAGAAATACGTGACGGCTCTGCTGCCGCCCCTCGCCGAGGCGCGCGAAACGCCGACGCTGCGCACCGCCCTCGCCGAGTTTCAGAAACAGCAGTTCCTGATCGGCGCCGCGAAGTCCGTGGCCGCGCTATGCATCATCACCGCCGCGATGATTGCCATCACCGTGTTCGTCGTCCGGTGGCGCGAGTATTCCCAAGCCAAAGCCATGGAGAGTTGATATGAGGCGGACGCGGGGGCGGAAGTCACACCGCGAGAGGCGCACAATTCTCGTCCTTGCCGCAATTGTCTGCGTTCTCGCAGTGGCTGTTCTTTGGGCGCGCTCCCGCGATCCCGAGGCGCTGAGGCCCCCGCCCCGCCCCCCCGAGATGCAAGCCCGGACCGCGGCGCCCGAGAATGCATACCATGTGCTCGGAGAAGCCCTGTATCTCCTTCCGGCCGAGAATCCCATGCCCAAGAAGTACCCCGTTCCCGGCAGACCCGGCCTGGAGGCTTTCTACTCGACCGAGGTGAATTCCATCGCCCGCGAACTCGATATTTGGGCTCCGGACGACGGCCCGGAGGTCGCCGCGTACCTTGAGCAATGCCAGCCCGCCATCGAAAAGGCCAGGCAGGCCCTTGCGTGCCCCTATTTCCTTATTCCCCAGGAGGCGGGACAGGCAAAGAGCGCAATTGGCGACCCCGCTTTCACAACGCTTCTCCACGCCTCCTGTCGTCACGCATGGGAGATCCGCAACGATAAACAAACGGCCCTCGATCTTTTCTTCGACGCAGTTCGCCTGTGCCGCCTGCTCCGGCAAGACGGAGCAGCCAATGAGCTATCCTGGATCCAGTTAAAGGAACAGAATCTCTGGCGGCAATTGGCTGATTATGTCAAAGAGACCGGCGACCCCGCCATACTGAACCACGCGCTCGACAGGCTGATGGAGTTGGAGGAACCGCCGCCGCTCGACTGGAATCTGATACTCGACGCGGAGTGGCGGTCCGAATGGGAATATCTCGAGCGGATGCGCGCGCAAGGGTCTCTCCAGGGACCGGCAACGCTGGCAAACGTGCTGCGCATGCGCCACGAACGCCGCATGATCCGCAGCATCATCAACAAGGGCGGAATATGGACACAGACGCTTTCTCTCCCTTACCCCCGTTTTGAAGAGGCGCTCGGCGGAAATCCGGGCGGTCCTCTCGCCGCTGCCAAGGACTACGGCGGCTGCGAAAGCGTGTGGTACCGCCTCTGGGAAGCCAAATTGGGACAGACGTGTTGCGCCGCTATGCAACGCCAACTGCTGCTGCTTGCACTTCTGGAATTGCATCGCCTCGATAAGGGACAATACCCGGAGGCGCTTGCCGGTGCGGCGGCGGGTCGTCTGGAGATGCTTCCCGTAGACCCCTTCACGGAAGAGCAATTCCAGTATAACCCCCTGACGCCGGAGCGCCTGCTCGTCAGCCCGGGACCGAAAACATATCCGCGTTCCTTGTTCCGCCCTGATTTGAACTGGCGCGCGGAGATTGTCAACGGAGTGGTTGGCATTCAGACGACCCCTAAAGAGGATTGATCTTGCGCCGAAGAACAAAACAGACCAGCGCGAAGCGAAGGATATTCCTCTTCCTCGGCCTGTTGCTTGTGTTTGCCGGTCTTGTGGTGGCGGCCCGCTTCTACCGCACGAAACCCCTCATCGAACCCGAGTCCCCCGAAATGGCAGCCAAACGCATGTCGCCGGACAACGCGTACTATGCCCTGCTCGAGGTGGCGAAAGACCTGCCGGCTCCGCCGAAGAACCTGCGCGGGGAAATAGGCCCCTCCGTAATCGCGTCCCAAATGGCAGTTCGACGTCCGGACGACGATCCCGAGATGATTGACTACTTTGAAACCACCCGCCCGGCGGCCGAAGCGATTGTTCAAATCCTCGACCAAAAAGCCTACTACTGCGCCCCTTTGGAATCCCTGGAGCGCAACCGGCAAGTCTTGGATTCTTTCCAGCAGCTGGCGCGCATTCTCTGTGCCCACGCGCTGTATGCCGCGAAAAAGGGGAATCCGGAGCAGGCTTCAAAGTTCGCCCTATCCTGTCTGCGGCTCGGCGGTTCCGTGGCAAAGGACGGGCCGTTCGACAATGTTAACAGCGGCTGCGAGATCGTTGACCGGGCCGCGGCCTGCGCCATGTGCCTGCCGTGGGCCGATTATCCCGAAGAAAGTCTTCGCTCTTTTTCGAGCGCGCTCGATGCGTTGCGGCCTGCCGAAATCGACCTGTCCAGCAGCGTGGATTGGGAGTTTCGCCTGGTTGAAGCAGGGGGTATCTACGCCTTTTCGGAAGAAGACGGCAACGGCGAACTGATGGCCAGCATGCGGGAAGCCGCGTTGCGGCGCTTTCTTCGCAAACATGAGGCGGCGCTCCGCAAGGCCGCCCAACTCTCGTATCCCGAACTGCCTGCGTGGAGCGGCCGGCAGCGACGCACCCGGCATATCGAGCACAGGGTTCTGCCAACGCGTCTCATGCGAGCCGTGGAAAGCAGCGTCGTTAACGTGACCCGCGCCCGCACGTCCGTCGAAGGTTTGCGGGCGGTACTGGCCCTGGCGCTCTACAAAATGATGCGGGGAACATATCCGGAATCGCTCGAAGCCCTCACGCCCGAGTTCTTGGATTCCGTTCCCGTGGATGCGTACATGGCCGCACCCTTGCGATACTCGGCCGCCAACGGCACCTATCGGATGTACAGCGTGGGCCTCCTCGGAAAAGACGACGCCGGCGATCCCAGACAAGACGTGTTGTTTCCGCCGCCAACGGCCGCGGTCTTTCAAGCGTCTCTGAAGAGCCCTGATGAATAGGCGAGCCCCACTGGCCGGGGTCCTGGCTGTGGCGATTGCAGCGGCCATGTGCCCGGGCCGTTTCGCGGCAGCCGCGTATCAAGAAGCGCCGGTGCTGCGTGCGCTGGTCGAGCGCGGGCAGCTTCCGACGGTCGCGGAACGCCTTCCCGAACACCCCATGATCGTGAAACCGATTGAGAAGATTGGACAATACGGCGGCACGTGGCGGCGTTTCAGCCTTGGAAACCGCGACTTGTTGCTCAATACCCGCATGGGGTATGAGCCGCTTGTCCGCTGGGACCTCGATGGGAAGACGGTCGTCCCCAACCTGGCCCACCGCTGGGAGGTCCTCGACAATGGTTGCACCTACGTATTTCACCTGCGAAAAGGGGTGAAATGGTCCGACGGCCAGCCGTTGACGTCCGAGGACATCGACTTCGTCATGAACGATTTCTATGCGAATACGGATCTGTCGCCCATATATCCATCGTGGCTCACGATCAACGGCAACCGCGTGAGCTTCAGCGCTCCCGACCCTTGCACGGTGGTGTTCAGGTTTCCCGAGCCTTACAGCATCTTTCTCGAGATGATGGCTTACAACGGCAACCTGATCGTCTTGCCCAAGCATTATCTCAAACAGTTTCACGCGAAATACCAGGACCCGGACGAACTGCAGCGGCTAATCGCGAAAGCCAGCTTGAATCGCTGGTTCGAGTTGTTCCATCGCATGGCCGATCCAAACCAGAACCCAGCTTGCCCTACGTACCGCCCCTTTCAGCTCGTGACCGAACTGCCCGCTCAACGCATGGTCGCGCGCCGGAACCCGTATTACTGGAAAGTCGACCCTGAAGGCAACCAACTGCCCTACATCGATGAAGTGGCCTACACGGACGTGCAGAACAACGAGATCGTAACCATGAAGGCCATGGCGGGGGAGACGGATTTCCAGGCGCGCCGCATCGATGCGTCGAACTACGCCCTGTTTATGGAAAACCGCAAGCGGGGCAATTACCACGTCATGCGCGACATGAGCCCCGGCACCGAAGTCCTTTACGTCAATCCACACAGCAAAAACGAGGAGATCCGGCCCTTTCTGGCCCAGCGCGATTTCCGGATCGCCCTCTCATTGGCGATCAACCGTGCTGAGATCAATTTCATCCTGTTCTCGGGCACGGCCGTGCCGTCAAGGGGCATCGCGTCTCCTTACGATCCCTATTACCTGCCGGAATTCGATGAAAAATACCTCGATTACGACCCGCGGCGCGCTGAAGAATTACTGGATGGAGTTGGGCTGAAACGCGGCCCGTCGGGCATGCGCTGCCTGCCCGACGGCAAGCGTTTCCGTCAGATTATCTACATCTTCGCCACCGAAATAGGAACACCGGTCGAAATGTGGCAGCTCGTGGCCGACTATTTCCGCGAGGTGGGACTCGATTTCGTCGTGCAGGTGGACGCGGTCGCGTTGAGCCCCATGCGAATGTGGAACGGCAACACGGACTTCTGGGCCTACAGCACCGCCGGAATACACTGGGTGCTGGACCCGGTATGGTTTGTCCCGTGCCGGAGCGCCAGCTATTTCGCCCCGTTATACGGCCGCTATATCGCCAGCAATGGCAAAGACAAAATGGGGGTGAAACCGCCCGAAGAATATCAGCGCATCTACGATTGGTACCAGGAACTGCTGGGTGCTACGGATGAGCAGGAACGGCTCGAACTGGGCCACAACATTCTGCGCCAATGGTCCGAACAGTGTTACACTGTCGGCATCTGCCGCCAAGAACTGCTCACGATCGTGCGGAATGAGTTCAAGAATGTGCCGGCCACAATTATTCACGATTACCGGGTTCTGACGCCCGGCTATATCGGCATCGAACAGTTCTACATCGAGCAGGGGGAGCAAGAAACCAAATGATCGGCTACATCATCAGGCGCGTGTTGCTCATGATACCAACACTGTTTGTGATCTCGGTCATCACGTTCATCATTATCCAGCTTCCGCCGGGCGATTACCTCACAACCTACATCGCCAACCTCCAGGAAACCGGCGAGGAAGCCGACGAGGCCCTCGTGGAATCCCTGCGCGTCCGGTATGGCCTCGATAAACCCCTCTACGAACAGTATTTCATCTGGATGCGCGGCATGCTCCTCAGGGGCGATCTCGGCCAATCCTTCTCGATGAACAACAAGCCTGTAACCGAACTCATCGGCGAACGCGTCGCTCT
This window encodes:
- a CDS encoding ABC transporter substrate-binding protein, encoding MNRRAPLAGVLAVAIAAAMCPGRFAAAAYQEAPVLRALVERGQLPTVAERLPEHPMIVKPIEKIGQYGGTWRRFSLGNRDLLLNTRMGYEPLVRWDLDGKTVVPNLAHRWEVLDNGCTYVFHLRKGVKWSDGQPLTSEDIDFVMNDFYANTDLSPIYPSWLTINGNRVSFSAPDPCTVVFRFPEPYSIFLEMMAYNGNLIVLPKHYLKQFHAKYQDPDELQRLIAKASLNRWFELFHRMADPNQNPACPTYRPFQLVTELPAQRMVARRNPYYWKVDPEGNQLPYIDEVAYTDVQNNEIVTMKAMAGETDFQARRIDASNYALFMENRKRGNYHVMRDMSPGTEVLYVNPHSKNEEIRPFLAQRDFRIALSLAINRAEINFILFSGTAVPSRGIASPYDPYYLPEFDEKYLDYDPRRAEELLDGVGLKRGPSGMRCLPDGKRFRQIIYIFATEIGTPVEMWQLVADYFREVGLDFVVQVDAVALSPMRMWNGNTDFWAYSTAGIHWVLDPVWFVPCRSASYFAPLYGRYIASNGKDKMGVKPPEEYQRIYDWYQELLGATDEQERLELGHNILRQWSEQCYTVGICRQELLTIVRNEFKNVPATIIHDYRVLTPGYIGIEQFYIEQGEQETK
- a CDS encoding ABC transporter ATP-binding protein, which produces MSVVIEAKELSKWFGEVVAVNNLDVTIESGVTGLLGPNGAGKSTFIKLAMGLYGPSRGTIKVFGQSPRNNMDVLRRIGYCPEFDRFPDNTTGFEFVYWLNRFYGLTGGEATRRAEEACERVKMTDRMDDLIETYSRGMRQRIKIAQALAPAPELLFLDEPMAGLDPEGREELFALIRALGEEGRAVIVSSHILYEIERVTSYMVLLHNGCILARGKVHDVRELMDEHPLAVTVECRSPRALAAHFAGDDTTLSIEFENGRVTVRTRDPNGFFDKLNRLITENAAEVTSFACADADLQSVFQYLVR
- a CDS encoding ABC transporter permease, with translation MNEGHETAQKSAIEKAPYMRFLGASMHHALVTTLRRKRTILAGVIALLPVVIPLLLTVFTEGAFGQEGNKLFVMLVEDIYVKALLPLLAMFFGTMLIGEDVESQTIPYLLTRPFPRSALVLGRFAAYMIIATALVLPGIFLTFAACTALGSFSFSPANLRLMLHYDGALIMGLMGYGAFCMWLGAFFKRPIIVGVTTLFGWQRLAFFVPGLIDFFTIEKYVTALLPPLAEARETPTLRTALAEFQKQQFLIGAAKSVAALCIITAAMIAITVFVVRWREYSQAKAMES